Proteins from one Triticum aestivum cultivar Chinese Spring chromosome 7A, IWGSC CS RefSeq v2.1, whole genome shotgun sequence genomic window:
- the LOC123153528 gene encoding uncharacterized protein, giving the protein MWKDVAFGCERDAHHERLSWQRRRSPPRRRAPSSALPSSAARARRPAPPCRTRTPPSASSTRPPTRRRPRRSRRSWSRGGRSRRTAPPRTPTRAAPAWAHDALTALKLACNLRGVRGTGKSDKEGFYAAALWLHQNHPRTLACNVAALAEFGYLKDLPELLFRLIHGPDVRRLARESAAAEKADGKEKDYGKPRLADRKQARVLAPVPPKPMSGAYHSAALAGSGKGKPMEVEAAPVPVQEPAEQKTKRRPSKKVRKVAKLAVKSLETYYGDRAHRFLFDAVADFFAALLATDLEQLALDGKKRKIGLAAKWCPTPGSSFDRTTLFCEAIARRLFPRDSDPEYAELSDEHYTYQTLHRLRREVLVPLRKVLELPEVYMSAQRWSELPYTRVASVAMRRYKVLFKKHDGERFDKYLEDVEAGKAKISAGALLPHEIAAAAYRGEDDDVSELQWRRMVDDLRSKGSSCNCISVCDVSGSMTGTPMEVCIALGVLTSELSEEPWAGKVITFSERPELQLINGKTLREKMRFVQRMEWDMNTNFQAVFDQILRTAVEARLAPEKMIRTVFVYSDMEFDEASGHEDDDDDDYSEDDDEEDEEEERQRSWNTDYKVICQKFRDAGYGDVVPQIIFWNLRDSKSMPVTSTQPGVAMVSGFSKNFLKIFLKRDGVVNPEAIMMEAIAGDEYQKLAVFD; this is encoded by the exons ATGTGGAAGGACGTGGCTTTTGGATGCGAACGCGACGCCCATCATGAGCGG CTATCATGGCAACGGAGACGgagcccgccgcgccgccgcgctccctccTCGGCCCTCCCATCATCCGCGGCGCGCGCCCGTCGCCCGGCCCCGCCATGCCGCACTCGCACCCCTCCGTCGGcgtcctcgacgcggccgccgacGCGCCGTCGGCCGCGGAGATCAAGGCGGAGCTGGAGCCGCGGAGGGCGCTCACGGAGAACGGCTCCGCCTCGTACGCCAACTCGGGCAGCCCCTGCCTGGGCGCACGACGCGCTCACGGCGCTCAAGCTCGCCTGCAACCTGCGCGGCGTCCGCGGCACCGGCAAGTCGGACAAGGAGGGCTTCTACGCCGCCGCGCTCTGGCTGCACCAGAACCACCCCCGCACGCTCGCCTGCAACGTCGCCGCGCTCGCCGAGTTCGGCTACCTCAAGGACTTGCCCGAGCTGCTCTTCCGCCTCATCCACGGCCCCGACGTGCGCAGGCTCGCCAGGGAGAGCGCCGCCGCCGAGAAGGCGGACGGGAAGGAGAAGGACTACGGCAAGCCTAGGCTGGCCGACCGCAAGCAAGCCCGCGTGCTGGCCCCTGTGCCGCCAAAGCCCATGTCCGGGGCCTATCActccgccgccctcgccgggtCCGGCAAGGGCAAACCCATGGAGGTGGAGGCCGCCCCTGTCCCGGTCCAGGAGCCGGCCGAGCAGAA AACTAAGCGGCGGCCGTCGAAGAAGGTCCGGAAGGTGGCCAAGCTCGCCGTGAAGTCGCTGGAGACGTACTACGGCGACCGTGCCCACCGCTTCCTGTTCGACGCTGTCGCTGACTTCTTCGCCGCCCTCCTTGCGACGGACCTCGAGCAGCTGGCCCTCGACGGCAAGAAGAGGAAGATCGGGCTCGCCGCCAAGTGGTGCCCCACGCCGGGCTCGTCGTTTGACCGCACAACGCTGTTCTGCGAGGCCATCGCACGCCGCCTCTTCCCGCGGGACTCGGACCCCGAGTACGCCGAGCTCTCCGACGAGCACTACACGTACCAAACCCTCCACCGCCTCCGCCGCGAGGTGCTCGTCCCTCTGCGCAAGGTCCTGGAGCTCCCTGAAGTGTACATGAGCGCACAGCGGTGGTCGGAGCTGCCCTACACCCGTGTTGCCTCGGTGGCCATGCGGCGCTACAAGGTCCTCTTCAAGAAGCACGACGGGGAGCGCTTCGACAAGTACCTGGAGGACGTGGAGGCCGGCAAGGCCAAGATCTCGGCGGGGGCGCTGCTGCCCCACGAGATCGCGGCGGCCGCCTACCGTGGCGAGGACGACGACGTGTCCGAGCTGCAGTGGCGCCGCATGGTGGACGACCTCCGCTCCAAGGGCTCGTCGTGCAATTGCATCTCAGTCTGCGACGTGTCCGGCAGCATGACCGGCACTCCCATGGAGGTGTGCATTGCGCTCGGCGTGCTCACGTCGGAGCTCAGCGAGGAGCCGTGGGCGGGCAAGGTGATCACCTTCAGCGAGAGGCCTGAGCTCCAGCTCATCAACGGCAAGACCCTCCGTGAGAAGATGAGGTTCGTGCAGCGTatggagtgggacatgaacaccaACTTCCAAGCAGTGTTCGACCAGATCCTCCGCACGGCGGTGGAAGCCCGGCTGGCGCCAGAGAAGATGATCAGGACTGTGTTTGTGTACAGCGACATGGAGTTCGACGAGGCGTCGGGGcacgaggatgacgacgacgatgactactctgaggacgacgatgaggaggacgaggaggaggaaaggcaGCGGTCGTGGAACACAGATTATAAGGTGATCTGCCAGAAGTTTAGGGACGCCGGGTACGGGGACGTGGTGCCGCAAATCATCTTCTGGAACCTGCGCGACTCCAAATCGATGCCGGTGACGTCGACGCAGCCCGGGGTGGCCATGGTGAGCGGCTTCTCCAAGAACTTCCTCAAGATCTTCCTGAAGAGGGACGGCGTGGTGAACCCCGAGGCCATTATGATGgaggccatcgccggcgacgagTACCAGAAGCTGGCTGTGTTCGACTAG